In Priestia filamentosa, a single window of DNA contains:
- a CDS encoding MFS transporter: MRLQKLLETWRYPSILLFSIGISSVGSWIYFIALNLIVLNLTESALAVSGLYIIRALSTFFTNIWSGSLIDRLNKKYLMITLDIAQSIFIVLLPFFSSLGLIYGMVFIITIASSMYHSTSITYITKLIPMRQRKRFNSLRSLLDSGAFVTGPAIAGMMFTLGSPNMAIYINAGALLLSALITMRMLNVESTAKVEKGTETTRISFKLLKDDWKLVIRFSRQYVYIMAVYLLFSMIIVMMTATDSLEAAFATKVLSLTEGEYGVLVSIAGAGVLVGSLLNTIIVEKIPTSWMIGMGSIITAGGYVLLSASHTFLIAAIGFFVLSFATAFANTGFYTFYQNNIPIDIMGRIVSLYGFIEAFLIIIFTITFGISAELISIRFVVVLGAFIMLLVAISLFICNVQPSKAKLYTHSPELKDSI, from the coding sequence TTGAGACTTCAAAAATTATTAGAAACTTGGCGCTATCCGTCTATCTTATTGTTTAGTATTGGTATCTCGAGTGTGGGAAGTTGGATTTACTTTATAGCTTTAAATCTTATTGTTCTTAACCTGACCGAATCAGCCCTTGCTGTATCTGGTTTGTATATCATAAGGGCTTTATCTACCTTTTTTACGAATATTTGGTCTGGTAGTCTTATCGATCGTTTAAACAAGAAGTATCTCATGATTACATTAGATATTGCTCAAAGCATATTCATTGTATTGCTTCCTTTCTTCTCCTCTTTGGGATTGATTTATGGAATGGTCTTTATCATTACCATAGCTAGTTCGATGTACCACTCCACCTCGATCACGTATATCACAAAATTGATACCTATGAGACAAAGGAAACGCTTTAATTCACTTCGTAGTTTACTTGATTCTGGAGCTTTCGTGACTGGTCCAGCTATAGCAGGAATGATGTTTACATTAGGTTCGCCTAATATGGCTATCTATATCAATGCAGGAGCTTTATTATTATCTGCCCTCATCACAATGAGAATGCTAAATGTTGAGTCCACTGCAAAAGTAGAAAAAGGTACAGAGACAACGAGGATATCTTTCAAGTTATTAAAAGATGATTGGAAACTCGTGATTAGATTCAGTCGTCAGTATGTATATATCATGGCAGTCTATCTCTTATTCAGCATGATCATTGTAATGATGACGGCTACGGATTCGTTAGAAGCAGCTTTTGCTACTAAGGTGCTGTCTTTAACTGAAGGTGAGTATGGAGTTTTAGTAAGTATCGCTGGAGCAGGTGTGTTAGTTGGTTCTTTACTGAATACCATAATAGTCGAAAAGATACCGACATCTTGGATGATTGGAATGGGATCTATTATCACAGCAGGAGGGTATGTTCTTTTATCAGCTTCTCATACGTTTCTTATAGCAGCTATAGGTTTTTTTGTTTTATCCTTTGCTACGGCCTTTGCAAATACGGGGTTTTATACCTTCTACCAAAATAATATACCTATTGATATTATGGGGAGAATTGTGAGCCTGTATGGGTTTATAGAGGCTTTCCTTATCATTATCTTTACCATCACCTTTGGTATTTCTGCTGAGTTAATTTCAATACGATTCGTTGTGGTTTTAGGGGCATTTATTATGTTATTAGTGGCCATTTCACTATTTATCTGCAATGTTCAACCATCTAAAGCCAAACTCTATACTCATTCACCTGAACTTAAAGATTCAATTTAA
- a CDS encoding DUF4181 domain-containing protein — translation MYSIEPTFGLRFISLLAIILLFWISFNTIMRKWLKVKKKKLFSYNHVNEKHKKMDWTIRIITIASILIGFIINISRDSTDWFWFLQSWVILFIFIVVSETVRAIMERKYAKNPNAYKLTISELLFVIILFFILFKTDFFGLL, via the coding sequence ATGTACAGTATAGAACCTACTTTCGGACTGAGGTTTATATCGTTATTAGCTATTATTTTGTTATTTTGGATTTCGTTTAATACCATCATGAGGAAATGGCTAAAAGTGAAGAAAAAGAAACTCTTTTCATATAATCATGTTAATGAAAAACATAAAAAAATGGATTGGACTATTAGAATTATTACGATAGCTAGTATATTGATAGGGTTTATTATAAACATAAGTAGAGACTCGACCGATTGGTTTTGGTTTTTACAATCGTGGGTGATCTTATTTATTTTTATTGTGGTTTCCGAAACAGTTAGAGCCATTATGGAGAGAAAGTATGCAAAAAACCCTAATGCTTATAAGTTAACTATTAGTGAACTACTATTTGTTATTATATTATTTTTTATCTTATTCAAAACTGATTTTTTTGGCTTATTATAA
- a CDS encoding DUF4825 domain-containing protein, producing MKYFQVLSFLVLFTFVGLTGCSQKESVTSISNVEEKHLKEYSGTYVGDNSKVMAIIQSLPGGETLKELDLDNKSLRVTYGYNDGSVSENDILQYWFDGKKTLEKNFLYNAIYLTVLVPNAQRYSFEVDNQSFSISRKEMSTFISKNIDSLPSGDELLKKKKAQNFIERNRKKIDSMVESKQSIKQFFGNYPIKELQG from the coding sequence ATGAAATATTTTCAAGTATTATCATTTTTAGTTTTATTCACTTTTGTAGGGTTAACAGGTTGTTCGCAAAAAGAATCTGTTACAAGTATTTCTAATGTTGAAGAGAAACACCTAAAAGAATATAGTGGAACTTATGTAGGCGATAATTCTAAGGTAATGGCTATTATTCAATCCTTACCTGGAGGAGAAACGTTGAAGGAATTAGATTTAGATAATAAGTCACTCAGAGTAACATATGGTTATAACGATGGCTCTGTGTCAGAAAATGATATTTTACAGTACTGGTTTGATGGTAAAAAAACTCTAGAGAAGAATTTTCTTTATAACGCTATCTATTTAACAGTATTAGTACCCAATGCTCAAAGGTACAGTTTTGAAGTAGACAATCAGTCTTTTTCCATATCAAGAAAAGAAATGAGTACTTTTATATCCAAAAATATTGATTCATTACCAAGTGGGGATGAGTTATTAAAGAAGAAAAAAGCCCAGAATTTTATCGAAAGGAATAGAAAAAAGATTGATAGTATGGTTGAATCAAAGCAATCCATCAAACAATTCTTCGGAAATTACCCTATAAAGGAACTGCAGGGATGA
- a CDS encoding LysE family transporter, translating into MTSGLFSYFLLGISLSAPVGPINVAQINKGIKNGFWNAWLVGIGAMIADVCMMLLIYFGITRIFEYGGVKLTMWLLGFITLSYLGYDSIRNVSMNISEDINAQKKESLGKSFLSGFLIAVSNPLNIVFWIGIYGSMLTSVINKLGKQEALLYSTAIFVGITCWDLFMATIVHFGRKRLNLNVLKWVSIIAGVVLIGFGLTFGYQAIKSMLSLLS; encoded by the coding sequence ATGACTAGTGGTCTTTTTAGTTACTTTCTTTTAGGCATTTCCCTATCTGCACCAGTAGGTCCTATTAATGTAGCTCAAATCAATAAGGGAATAAAAAATGGATTTTGGAATGCATGGCTTGTAGGAATTGGTGCCATGATTGCTGACGTATGTATGATGCTACTCATTTATTTTGGAATAACACGTATTTTTGAGTACGGAGGTGTCAAACTCACTATGTGGCTTTTGGGGTTTATTACGTTAAGCTATCTAGGATACGATAGTATTAGAAATGTTTCAATGAATATTTCTGAAGATATAAATGCTCAAAAGAAAGAGTCCTTAGGAAAATCATTTTTATCAGGTTTCTTAATTGCTGTATCGAACCCCTTAAATATCGTTTTTTGGATTGGGATTTATGGATCTATGTTAACAAGCGTTATAAATAAATTAGGAAAACAAGAAGCTCTATTGTATAGTACGGCCATATTCGTAGGAATTACATGTTGGGATTTATTCATGGCTACGATTGTTCACTTCGGACGTAAACGATTAAACCTAAATGTGTTAAAGTGGGTTTCCATTATAGCTGGTGTAGTCTTAATAGGTTTTGGTCTTACATTTGGATACCAAGCTATCAAGAGTATGCTTTCACTTCTAAGCTAA
- a CDS encoding APC family permease, producing MDKSSKQSISAPHGVALYVGAVLGSGILILPGITAGISGSHSLIAWIGMVLLSIPLACTFACLSIEYPSSGGIATFANKAFGYYTGALSGWLFFIAGSFGQIIVSLTGGMYIAFAFDLPDFFAYIIAVLLLIIATVGNYFGLKTSGKVQLVIAALTFLILLSTILLSLPHIQYHQLSLRINQDNIMSVGQSAMLIFWSFFGWEAISSLAPEFKQPRKRNIMFSTWGAICIVGILYIGIALAVVGTQSYTLGGTSTEQALNNASLAEVVRKVVGLNGAWITGIVALTICLGTTNAFIAGISRLGYSLAHDKLAPKWLDKYDSKNAVPHRSVLLVGLFSVAGVVISFILNIRLDQLVLVPNSLAIATYVIGTAAGVKLIKHKLGKALAFLSCILCLAAYPFIGTSVVIPISVVIICLSYITWRKRKEKNRNASSNYRGETHD from the coding sequence TTGGATAAGTCATCAAAACAAAGTATTTCAGCTCCTCACGGAGTAGCACTATATGTGGGTGCTGTATTAGGTTCAGGAATCTTAATATTACCGGGCATAACAGCAGGAATATCTGGAAGCCATTCACTGATAGCATGGATAGGGATGGTGTTATTAAGTATTCCACTTGCCTGCACGTTTGCCTGTCTCTCCATTGAGTATCCCAGTTCAGGGGGAATCGCTACATTTGCTAATAAAGCATTTGGGTATTATACAGGAGCTTTATCTGGATGGTTATTCTTCATAGCTGGAAGCTTTGGGCAAATAATCGTGTCACTAACAGGAGGAATGTACATAGCCTTTGCGTTCGATTTACCAGATTTCTTTGCATACATAATCGCTGTTTTATTACTCATAATCGCTACCGTTGGGAATTATTTTGGGTTAAAGACGAGTGGTAAAGTTCAACTTGTTATCGCTGCTCTCACATTTCTCATCTTACTTTCCACTATTTTGTTATCTCTGCCACACATTCAATACCATCAGTTATCTTTACGTATTAATCAAGACAATATCATGTCAGTGGGACAGTCTGCTATGTTAATATTTTGGTCTTTTTTTGGATGGGAAGCGATATCAAGCTTAGCTCCAGAATTTAAGCAACCTAGAAAGAGAAACATTATGTTCTCAACATGGGGAGCTATATGTATAGTGGGTATTTTGTATATCGGAATTGCCTTAGCTGTAGTGGGAACGCAATCCTATACACTAGGAGGGACATCCACTGAACAAGCACTAAATAATGCCTCCTTAGCCGAAGTAGTGAGGAAAGTTGTCGGTTTGAATGGTGCATGGATAACTGGAATAGTGGCTCTTACTATATGTTTAGGTACAACGAATGCATTTATTGCTGGTATTAGCCGTCTAGGCTATTCCTTAGCTCATGATAAATTAGCACCAAAATGGCTAGATAAATATGATAGTAAAAATGCTGTACCTCATAGATCTGTACTTCTAGTTGGTCTATTCTCCGTAGCCGGTGTAGTGATTAGTTTCATTTTAAATATTAGGTTAGATCAATTAGTATTAGTGCCCAATTCATTAGCTATTGCGACATATGTGATTGGTACAGCTGCAGGGGTAAAATTGATTAAGCATAAACTAGGAAAGGCATTAGCTTTCTTATCGTGCATCTTATGCTTAGCTGCTTACCCCTTTATAGGAACTTCTGTTGTTATACCTATCAGTGTAGTGATTATTTGTCTTTCCTATATAACATGGAGAAAGAGGAAAGAAAAAAATCGTAATGCATCATCCAATTATAGAGGTGAAACACATGACTAG
- a CDS encoding Lrp/AsnC family transcriptional regulator, producing MDYIDYKILKLLQEDSRMTIIQLSKELHLSRPSIKERLRRLQESGVIEGFTTRISPEAIGKDVQAIIQIGSLKCKCRDFEDKIRNEKDILECHRVTGTNSYFMKTAVASMHQLEDLVDKLIPYGQVTTSIIFSSSISHRPLLPDIEEEKLVSE from the coding sequence GTGGACTATATTGATTACAAAATCCTTAAACTTCTTCAGGAAGACAGTAGAATGACCATTATCCAATTGTCTAAAGAACTTCACCTTAGTCGTCCTAGCATAAAAGAACGCTTAAGACGACTTCAAGAAAGTGGAGTAATCGAGGGATTTACTACTCGTATATCTCCAGAAGCCATCGGAAAAGATGTACAGGCCATTATTCAGATTGGAAGTTTAAAATGTAAATGTCGGGATTTTGAAGATAAAATACGAAATGAGAAAGATATTTTAGAGTGTCATCGGGTTACAGGAACAAATAGTTATTTTATGAAAACGGCAGTGGCGTCTATGCATCAATTAGAGGATTTAGTAGATAAACTTATTCCTTATGGTCAAGTAACAACATCTATTATATTTTCATCTTCTATATCCCATCGTCCTTTGCTGCCAGACATCGAGGAAGAAAAGCTAGTTAGTGAATAA
- a CDS encoding DJ-1/PfpI family protein yields MKKVLLLLANGFEAVEASVFTDVFGWNKFEGDGTTDLVTVGLHSTLTCTWNFTVTPEMLVSDINVKEFDALAIPGGFEEAHFYEDAFDERFLQVIREFDKMGKPIASICVAALSLGKSGILKGRKATTYSHPSSVRKKQLKEMGVLVQDEYIVVDKNIITSSNPSTGFDVAFLLLETLTSIKNVNQVKELMGFH; encoded by the coding sequence ATGAAAAAGGTATTGTTGCTTTTAGCAAATGGGTTTGAAGCTGTAGAAGCCAGTGTTTTCACAGATGTATTCGGTTGGAATAAATTTGAAGGAGATGGTACAACAGATTTAGTCACGGTTGGTTTACACTCAACACTTACATGCACCTGGAATTTTACTGTAACCCCAGAAATGTTAGTTTCAGATATCAATGTAAAGGAATTTGATGCTCTTGCCATACCGGGTGGTTTTGAAGAAGCTCATTTTTACGAAGATGCTTTTGATGAAAGGTTTTTGCAAGTGATCCGTGAATTTGACAAAATGGGAAAACCTATAGCGAGTATTTGTGTTGCTGCCCTTTCACTTGGGAAAAGTGGGATTTTAAAAGGTAGGAAAGCTACTACATACAGTCACCCTAGTAGTGTTAGAAAAAAACAATTAAAAGAGATGGGTGTCTTAGTTCAAGATGAGTATATCGTTGTAGATAAAAATATTATTACTTCTTCAAATCCTAGTACTGGTTTTGATGTTGCCTTCTTATTATTAGAAACATTAACTTCTATAAAAAACGTTAATCAAGTTAAAGAATTGATGGGATTTCATTAA
- a CDS encoding Lrp/AsnC family transcriptional regulator encodes MDLIDKTILHELQLNAKISMKELAQKVYLSPPSTIERVRKLEEKGIIKGYKAIIDAEKLNKNITAFVLFETTKCKDLVEFCSQHPDVIEYYRVAGQISYIARVCTESVHTLEEFIDQAMMYGTPSTNIVLSSNEDMETKLTGINSTV; translated from the coding sequence ATGGACTTAATAGATAAAACAATACTTCACGAATTGCAATTGAATGCCAAGATATCAATGAAAGAATTGGCCCAAAAGGTTTATTTGTCGCCTCCTTCTACCATTGAACGAGTAAGAAAACTAGAAGAGAAAGGGATTATCAAGGGATATAAAGCAATTATTGATGCAGAAAAACTAAATAAAAATATAACGGCGTTTGTTTTGTTTGAAACAACGAAGTGTAAGGATTTGGTGGAATTTTGTAGTCAACACCCTGATGTAATAGAATATTACCGTGTTGCTGGGCAAATCAGTTACATAGCGAGAGTATGTACAGAATCCGTTCATACCTTAGAGGAGTTTATTGATCAGGCCATGATGTATGGTACCCCTTCTACGAACATCGTTTTATCCTCAAACGAGGATATGGAAACAAAATTAACTGGAATTAATAGTACTGTATAA
- a CDS encoding TetR/AcrR family transcriptional regulator, whose protein sequence is MTKKNGFDIRREKKMKDIEEATLELLNKKDITNITMDEIAKRAAVSKVTLFNYYNTKDNLMNTTIHNSFASILEEYERLIESNLSFEQTYMELTQYKMKKIQSTTSIFFHNVMQQFANDPTFFDKDAQEKSDRLVLRMFQKGRKEGKINPAYSDEVLLMLMHIFTEGLKSQAIDSDNLIKYGPEITQMFLNGLR, encoded by the coding sequence ATGACGAAGAAAAATGGTTTTGATATAAGACGAGAAAAGAAAATGAAAGATATTGAAGAAGCTACGCTTGAATTGCTGAATAAAAAGGACATCACAAATATAACCATGGACGAGATTGCAAAAAGGGCTGCTGTGAGTAAAGTAACTTTATTTAATTATTACAATACAAAAGATAATTTAATGAATACAACGATTCATAATTCATTTGCTTCCATCCTTGAAGAATATGAACGTTTGATTGAAAGTAATTTATCATTTGAACAAACGTATATGGAACTCACGCAATATAAAATGAAAAAAATCCAAAGTACGACATCAATCTTTTTTCATAATGTAATGCAGCAATTTGCAAACGACCCGACTTTTTTTGATAAGGATGCACAAGAAAAAAGTGATCGATTAGTTTTAAGAATGTTTCAAAAAGGGCGTAAGGAAGGAAAAATTAATCCCGCATATTCTGATGAGGTATTACTGATGTTAATGCATATTTTCACGGAGGGATTGAAGAGTCAAGCGATTGATAGCGATAATTTGATAAAATATGGTCCTGAAATTACTCAAATGTTTTTGAATGGCTTGCGTTAA
- a CDS encoding ABC transporter ATP-binding protein: MVISEIKGLQKKYKSTQALKNVTMDLKRGEVLGFIGPNGAGKSTTIRILLGIIKSSGGTAKIFGKDVWKDSIEIHKRLAYVPGDVNLWPNLTGGEIINVFMRLQGTKNEARRDELIHKFQLDPKKKARTYSKGNRQKVALIAALASDAELYIFDEPTSGLDPLMEAVFQEEVENLKNQGKSILLSSHILSEVERLCDRVAIIRQGEVIETGTLDELRHLTRYQYKVTTRDVPIGLKQVSGVHDLVINGKEAVFQADSDQIEVILEAIMPYHVTKLESVPPTLEALFMRHYTGK; encoded by the coding sequence ATGGTTATATCAGAAATTAAAGGGTTGCAAAAAAAGTATAAATCTACCCAAGCCTTAAAAAATGTAACGATGGATTTAAAAAGAGGTGAAGTATTAGGGTTTATCGGACCGAATGGGGCCGGAAAATCGACGACCATCCGAATCCTACTCGGCATTATCAAATCTAGTGGAGGAACAGCCAAGATCTTCGGAAAGGATGTCTGGAAAGATTCGATTGAAATCCATAAACGACTTGCATACGTTCCTGGTGATGTAAATCTTTGGCCAAATTTAACAGGTGGTGAAATTATTAATGTATTTATGCGCCTGCAAGGTACAAAGAACGAGGCACGACGCGATGAATTAATTCACAAATTTCAACTTGATCCGAAGAAAAAAGCACGAACTTATTCAAAAGGAAATCGTCAAAAGGTTGCCCTTATTGCCGCGCTTGCTAGTGATGCCGAACTTTATATTTTTGATGAACCGACTAGTGGTCTCGATCCTTTGATGGAAGCTGTTTTCCAAGAAGAAGTGGAGAATTTAAAAAATCAAGGAAAATCCATCCTTCTTTCCAGCCATATCTTAAGTGAGGTAGAACGCTTATGTGACCGCGTAGCGATTATTCGTCAAGGAGAAGTAATCGAAACCGGAACATTAGATGAATTAAGACATTTAACTCGATATCAATACAAGGTTACGACTCGTGACGTCCCGATTGGATTAAAACAAGTGAGCGGTGTACATGACCTAGTGATAAATGGCAAAGAAGCTGTATTCCAAGCCGACAGTGATCAAATTGAGGTCATTCTAGAAGCAATCATGCCTTACCATGTAACAAAGCTAGAGAGTGTGCCACCGACTCTTGAAGCCTTGTTTATGCGTCATTACACTGGAAAGTAG
- a CDS encoding ABC transporter permease: MGAMYAHEMILFTALVFGIVSIMHVISRTRKEEDDGITELIRSFQVGRLANTTAIVIEMFLLHLVIIALSTGLLQVQNVPGMNFSSNLLYSTSLGIQGFLWAMIALIFVQLAAGAGSARGLSFLTLGFFYILRMATDMNALGASWFNPLGWSYLVNVYVNDSWLPIVIAFVASIVFIALAYILEQARDLGAGYLPERSGHAYAKERLLSLPGLVLRLQKIFIIGWLFALFICGAMYGSIFGDMDDFVSENEIMKQMFLHNSGYTIQEQFMSVLFVVLSLLSTIFIVGSLMKLVNEEKKGRWDQLYATKLSRTKFYWYHVIMASILGVIGQFSAIFGLYLAQRSVMNTPLSLWEITRAGIVWIPAIFFFIGILAILIGWLPRFTVIIWAYLVFAFFISYFGQMMDIPEFATNLDVFSYIPKIPIEEWKWGTIIIIKLIALLMMIVGFIGYKKRDLVSK; the protein is encoded by the coding sequence GTGGGGGCAATGTACGCACATGAAATGATCCTCTTTACGGCACTCGTATTTGGCATTGTATCTATTATGCACGTAATCAGTCGTACAAGGAAAGAAGAGGATGATGGAATAACGGAACTTATCCGTTCCTTTCAAGTTGGACGACTGGCCAACACGACTGCAATCGTTATCGAAATGTTTCTTTTACATTTAGTTATAATCGCCCTTTCTACAGGTTTGCTACAAGTTCAAAATGTACCTGGAATGAATTTTTCTAGTAATTTATTATATTCCACTTCATTAGGTATACAAGGTTTCTTATGGGCAATGATTGCACTGATATTTGTCCAATTAGCAGCTGGAGCTGGAAGTGCAAGAGGACTAAGCTTCTTGACTCTTGGATTTTTTTACATTCTTCGAATGGCAACAGATATGAACGCATTGGGTGCTTCTTGGTTCAACCCTCTAGGATGGAGCTATCTAGTAAATGTTTATGTTAATGATAGCTGGCTTCCAATCGTTATTGCTTTCGTTGCCAGTATCGTTTTTATAGCACTAGCATATATTTTAGAACAGGCTCGAGATCTGGGAGCTGGATATTTACCAGAACGTTCTGGGCATGCATATGCAAAAGAACGTCTGTTGAGTCTTCCCGGTCTAGTATTACGACTGCAAAAAATATTTATTATTGGCTGGCTCTTCGCCCTCTTTATATGTGGAGCTATGTATGGGTCAATTTTTGGAGATATGGATGACTTTGTAAGTGAAAATGAAATCATGAAGCAAATGTTCCTTCATAATTCAGGTTACACTATACAAGAGCAATTTATGAGCGTTCTCTTCGTGGTTTTATCTCTACTATCTACGATTTTTATTGTAGGAAGTCTCATGAAGCTCGTAAACGAAGAAAAGAAGGGGCGCTGGGATCAACTTTATGCTACTAAATTAAGTCGCACAAAATTCTATTGGTACCATGTAATTATGGCTTCCATACTAGGAGTGATTGGACAATTTTCTGCGATATTCGGGCTCTATTTAGCCCAACGAAGTGTCATGAACACACCGTTAAGTTTATGGGAAATCACTAGGGCTGGAATTGTGTGGATACCCGCGATTTTCTTCTTTATTGGTATTTTAGCGATCCTAATCGGTTGGTTGCCACGCTTTACGGTGATCATTTGGGCCTATCTAGTATTTGCTTTCTTTATCAGTTATTTTGGGCAAATGATGGATATTCCGGAATTCGCAACTAACCTAGATGTATTTAGTTATATTCCAAAAATTCCAATTGAAGAGTGGAAATGGGGTACAATTATCATCATTAAATTGATAGCTCTTTTAATGATGATTGTCGGCTTCATCGGTTATAAAAAACGGGATTTAGTTAGTAAGTAA